Genomic window (Alligator mississippiensis isolate rAllMis1 chromosome 4, rAllMis1, whole genome shotgun sequence):
AATaataaacaacagcaacaacaacaacaacaacaacaaaaggtgtGTCAACATCTGAGGAAAAGTGGGATTGTAAGTGCAGTATTTCTTCATGTGCAGTTTTTCTACTTCATAAGATTCCCCTTTGGATGACAAGGCCTAGTGGAATGTGTGCTCTCCTCGAACAATGTGCGACGAGAACTCGTAGCGGTCCTGGCTTCGATAGCCACAGATGTTGCATTCTAATGGGTCCCGATAGCCATGGCAACCCATATGGATGGTGTACATGACATGATCTAGGAAAAGAACTCGACAGTGCTCACACTTGAAGGCCCTAatctgctccccttctccatTGAAGACCTTATAGATATCCTTTAAAGAGCCCTTTGAAGCTTTTGTGGCATCCAAAGCCTTGGTGTCCTCCTTCATATAAGCTGGGCTTTGCTTCCTCTTGGGATTTAAGGCAGAGTTTCCTTGGTAGGACTGGCGATCTTCATGGCTGCTTTCTGAGTCAGTAgaatctgggcagctattgctggGGGATCCCTCTCTTTCCTGGGGTCGACTCTTTGGTCTGATGAGGGAGATAGGGCCATCCATGTTGTTTTCGTGACTGTCAGCTGTTTCCCTGCTAGTGGGCCTTTCTATCCTACTAGGATGATAGACCTGAGCATAAGCTGAGCTGATGACTGGGGCCACCTCAGCAATTGTGCTTGGTGTGTGTTGCATCAGGGGGTGAAGTGCCTCAGctccaaggtaggtgattgcattGTTGATGGCTTGGTCCATCATGTGAGACTGCATCAGCTCAGCCTCCTTCTCGTAGGACAAGTTCATATCAAAGTGAATTTCTGGATAGCCAAATCTCATGAGCTTTTCACCTAAAGGAcaagaacaaaataaataaaaataaaaagttatctACGGGCTCAATTACACACACaccaacccttccccccacccctccaaaaccCCCCCAAATATGCATTTCTAAGGGAAAAAATCACCAGTAGGCATAAGCACAGTATCAAAGCCCTCTGCCCGGATAGGTCTATATATAGCATGGATTGGCACCCTCACTAGAGATAATCTTGACACAACTCAAAATAAGCCTACTACTGGCACAAGTTCTAAACTTTCTGGAAATCTTCAGGTGATATTTCTTGTTAGGAACGAGCAAAAAGGGCAAACATTCCTCATCAGGTGGTTATATTGTAGTTCCATCTGTCTCAATAGAACTACTCTAGTTTACACCACATGACAATCAGTCCAAGAAGTACTTTCTTTTTCAACATACACTCCAAAGAtctgattttctatgatgctgAGACCCTATGTGAGGCACCTAACATAGCAATACCTCACAATAGGGCTCCACTGAGGAAGCAGTCTAAGAAGGGATGTAAGACCTGCAGGCCTGCAAGCATACTGATCCACTAGATAGCACAAGGAATGCGAAGCATCTGCTCCACACACCAACTTCAGTAATGGATACAAGTGAGACTTAGGAGAAGCCACAAATCCTGGTGTGTGAGGCTGAAGTTTGCATTTTCATTCACATAAAACCCAATGATTCAGGGGAATTTAAATGTCACAATCTGTACATATTAGAAAATAAGTTAACAGAATCATGTattcacttaggctagggacagacattacacataaacctgtttaagtgatcagaaactggtttaaacctgtaacagaacagatgttcagtgcatataaaccagtctgaaaatggctgaaaccagtttgagataaacctggttgaccaGTTGAACCTTCACTTTGAGAAGATTCTTCAGCAATGGATGACCCCgctccacctgaagaggacccctgcgatgagactctatatggactgagacactttcctTCGAACcacttccaccattgcggaccattgtaacgggtttgtgtgtatctatcttctttctctctcagcgtcacGAGCCCCatctgcatgacagacagccctcataaccaatcagtggcaaggggcaggggctgacagcccttgcagccaatcagcaatgagaGGTGGGTACACCGGGGCCCCTCAGCCCGAGGTGCAGCCACAATAAGCTCTTGAAAATGGCAGATGGACCTATAATCTATTTGTGAAATCAGACAGCTGCCTCCTCAAGTTTGGTAGATCTCTAATCATTAGGCTAGAATGATTAAAGCAAGCCACTTTCTGAAGTCTGGCACATGAGGGAGAGATATAGGTAGGATAACACATGATGACCGACTCCCTAGCCCAAATGAAAAGATACACATTTATAGCTGGGTAGAATGGGGGCAGCCATCAAACAATCTAGCATGTAGCTTGAATTCATGCccttaggtcaggggtgggcaagatgtggcccaccaggccattctatctgtccCGTGGGgctcctaaaacatttagaaaattaatatttatcttcccctcgctgcctgtcatgcggcccttgatggcttgccaaaactcattaagcagccctctgctcgaaataattgcttgcccctgccctaggTCTATAACAGGATATCTTACTTGCTCTGCCACCACTAACTGTAAAACCAGAACACCATACTGGTGAATTAGgtaaaggttgagaactactgttatACATAATTGTATTAAATAATTATTAATAGTTTTAAGTTGCCATGGGATGGATTTTAGAAACTAATTTTGGCTTGCTCTCACTCTCATTGTATTTCCTGTCAGAAACATACCTCAGTACTGAAAATAGGGAGTCACTAACTTCACTATTTTGACTTCCTTATAACTTAAAAAcctcaacattttcttttaaattttagcAAATGTACTTGGAAAAAATGTTGAAACCAAACACACTATGAACTACGCTCTTCTGAATGCTATCAGTACGTGTCAATAGAATACCCGTTCCACATTTTTTCACTGAATATGCTATTTAATGCCTGATATTCCATGTACAAGCCTAATATGAAGGATGATGTGAAGCATCCAACTGACTTTAGTGGTACTACATCTGTTTCTGATCAGGCCAGTAGCACTTGGTCCTGACTGGTTCAGGAGGAATGTGACCAGTTAGTTTTACCTGAAAAGCAACAACATACATGCTTGGAAGTGAATTCTGGCAAATGCACCCTGTTTCAAAAAATCATTAGTTAACAGTGATAGAGTTAGATTGTGCAGATATTGAATTATTCAAGGCTGCAGGAAAGACAAACCCAAACCATGTAGTAAAAACAAAATTATAACGTTTTCTATGAAGAGCTGCAGGTGATAAATGGAAGACCCATTTATTGCTCAAGGGTCATGGTCTAAGTGTTATTGGATTATGTACCTTATATTATGCTGCCCCGTGGCTACCT
Coding sequences:
- the IKZF2 gene encoding zinc finger protein Helios isoform X8 — its product is MEAEATDGYITCDNELSPEREHSHMAIDLTSSTPNGQHTSPSHMTSTNSVKLEMQSDEESDRKPLNREDELRGHDEGSSLEEPLTENNEMVDNRKIQDLSSEGGIRLPNGERPFHCNQCGASFTQKGNLLRHIKLHSGEKPFKCPFCSYACRRRDALTGHLRTHSVGKPHKCNYCGRSYKQRSSLEEHKERCHNYLQNVSMEAAGQVMSHHGEKLMRFGYPEIHFDMNLSYEKEAELMQSHMMDQAINNAITYLGAEALHPLMQHTPSTIAEVAPVISSAYAQVYHPSRIERPTSRETADSHENNMDGPISLIRPKSRPQEREGSPSNSCPDSTDSESSHEDRQSYQGNSALNPKRKQSPAYMKEDTKALDATKASKGSLKDIYKVFNGEGEQIRAFKCEHCRVLFLDHVMYTIHMGCHGYRDPLECNICGYRSQDRYEFSSHIVRGEHTFH
- the IKZF2 gene encoding zinc finger protein Helios isoform X9; this translates as MEAEATDGYITSGDNELSPEREHSHMAIDLTSSTPNGQHTSPSHMTSSERPFHCNQCGASFTQKGNLLRHIKLHSGEKPFKCPFCSYACRRRDALTGHLRTHSVGKPHKCNYCGRSYKQRSSLEEHKERCHNYLQNVSMEAAGQVMSHHVPPMEDCKEQEPVMDNNISLVPFERPAVIEKLTSNMGKRKSSTPQKFVGEKLMRFGYPEIHFDMNLSYEKEAELMQSHMMDQAINNAITYLGAEALHPLMQHTPSTIAEVAPVISSAYAQVYHPSRIERPTSRETADSHENNMDGPISLIRPKSRPQEREGSPSNSCPDSTDSESSHEDRQSYQGNSALNPKRKQSPAYMKEDTKALDATKASKGSLKDIYKVFNGEGEQIRAFKCEHCRVLFLDHVMYTIHMGCHGYRDPLECNICGYRSQDRYEFSSHIVRGEHTFH
- the IKZF2 gene encoding zinc finger protein Helios isoform X6 — its product is MEAEATDGYITCDNELSPEREHSHMAIDLTSSTPNGQHTSPSHMTSTNSVKLEMQSDEESDRKPLNREDELRGHDEGSSLEEPLTENNEMVDNRKIQDLSSEGGIRLPNGKLKCDVCGMVCIGPNVLMVHKRSHTGERPFHCNQCGASFTQKGNLLRHIKLHSGEKPFKCPFCSYACRRRDALTGHLRTHSVGKPHKCNYCGRSYKQRSSLEEHKERCHNYLQNVSMEAAGQVMSHHGEKLMRFGYPEIHFDMNLSYEKEAELMQSHMMDQAINNAITYLGAEALHPLMQHTPSTIAEVAPVISSAYAQVYHPSRIERPTSRETADSHENNMDGPISLIRPKSRPQEREGSPSNSCPDSTDSESSHEDRQSYQGNSALNPKRKQSPAYMKEDTKALDATKASKGSLKDIYKVFNGEGEQIRAFKCEHCRVLFLDHVMYTIHMGCHGYRDPLECNICGYRSQDRYEFSSHIVRGEHTFH
- the IKZF2 gene encoding zinc finger protein Helios isoform X7 — encoded protein: MEAEATDGYITSGDNELSPEREHSHMAIDLTSSTPNGQHTSPSHMTSTNSVKLEMQSDEESDRKPLNREDELRGHDEGSSLEEPLTENNEMVDNRKIQDLSSEGGIRLPNGERPFHCNQCGASFTQKGNLLRHIKLHSGEKPFKCPFCSYACRRRDALTGHLRTHSVGKPHKCNYCGRSYKQRSSLEEHKERCHNYLQNVSMEAAGQVMSHHGEKLMRFGYPEIHFDMNLSYEKEAELMQSHMMDQAINNAITYLGAEALHPLMQHTPSTIAEVAPVISSAYAQVYHPSRIERPTSRETADSHENNMDGPISLIRPKSRPQEREGSPSNSCPDSTDSESSHEDRQSYQGNSALNPKRKQSPAYMKEDTKALDATKASKGSLKDIYKVFNGEGEQIRAFKCEHCRVLFLDHVMYTIHMGCHGYRDPLECNICGYRSQDRYEFSSHIVRGEHTFH
- the IKZF2 gene encoding zinc finger protein Helios isoform X5, with product MEAEATDGYITSGDNELSPEREHSHMAIDLTSSTPNGQHTSPSHMTSTNSVKLEMQSDEESDRKPLNREDELRGHDEGSSLEEPLTENNEMVDNRKIQDLSSEGGIRLPNGKLKCDVCGMVCIGPNVLMVHKRSHTGERPFHCNQCGASFTQKGNLLRHIKLHSGEKPFKCPFCSYACRRRDALTGHLRTHSVGKPHKCNYCGRSYKQRSSLEEHKERCHNYLQNVSMEAAGQVMSHHGEKLMRFGYPEIHFDMNLSYEKEAELMQSHMMDQAINNAITYLGAEALHPLMQHTPSTIAEVAPVISSAYAQVYHPSRIERPTSRETADSHENNMDGPISLIRPKSRPQEREGSPSNSCPDSTDSESSHEDRQSYQGNSALNPKRKQSPAYMKEDTKALDATKASKGSLKDIYKVFNGEGEQIRAFKCEHCRVLFLDHVMYTIHMGCHGYRDPLECNICGYRSQDRYEFSSHIVRGEHTFH